A genomic segment from Spinacia oleracea cultivar Varoflay chromosome 3, BTI_SOV_V1, whole genome shotgun sequence encodes:
- the LOC130469999 gene encoding uncharacterized protein yields the protein MKSPAESRDPKLYCQFHEDIGHDTKDCKSLKRALDGLSSKGHLKNYLQRSTHDTGKNQYKKNKSHVSATEGNRSEGGFVVVISGGPAAGGPTMRGQKDYAPRLGQVMLSGKSPVDPFPRIEICELDGGRVATPHDDPLMVEIKISNMRVKRILIDTGSSSDIMSMECLSRLAHDPKTIESIHYPIIGFGGSIIHPVGVITCRFGLDRERKDGRKMGVDFLIARDLTTYNVILGRPTLNKIKAVVVTHLMLLKYVCDDGAIGTIHGDQQQARDCYLTTRNPSAWRKDLAGAKGKRKYEEEPPTASESIPVKIEKSG from the coding sequence ATGAAATCTCCCGCTGAGAGTCGAGATCCTAAGCTGTATTGTCAGTTCCACGAAGATATAGGGCATGACACCAAGGACTGCAAAAGCTTGAAGAGAGCCCTGGACGGCCTATCCTCCAAGGGGCACCTAAAGAACTACCTGCAAAGGAGTACTCACGACACAGGGAAGAATCAGTACAAGAAAAACAAGTCACATGTCTCGGCTACAGAAGGAAATCGCAGCGAAGGGGGATTTGTAGTCGTCATATCAGGGGGACCAgccgctggaggacccaccatgagggGACAGAAAGATTATGCCCCCCGTCTAGGTCAGGTAATGTTATCAGGGAAGTCACCGGTGGACCCGTTCCCTCGAATAGAGATATGTGAATTGGATGGTGGACGAGtagccaccccgcatgacgaccCCCTCATGGTCGAGATCAAAATCTCCAACATGAGAGTGAAGCGCATCTTGATAGATACAGGAAGTTCATCTGATATAATGAGCATGGAGTGCCTCAGCCGCCTAGCTCACGATCCTAAAACCATAGAAAGCATACACTACCCTATCATTGGCTTTGGAGGAAGCATCATACATCCAGTAGGCGTCATCACTTGCCGGTTCGGATTGGATCGAGAACGTAAAGATGGACGAAAGATGGGGGTGGATTTCCTAATCGCCAGAGACTTGACAACATACAATGTCATTTTGGGACGTCCCACCCTGAACAAGATTAAGGCAGTGgtcgtcacccatctcatgCTCCTGAAGTATGTATGTGACGATGGGGCGATAGGGACtatacatggagatcaacagCAAGCGAGAGACTGCTACCTCACTACTCGTAACCCGTCAGCATGGAGGAAAGACCTGGCCGGGGCTAAAGGCAAAAGGAAATATGAAGAGGAGCCACCCACTGCCAGCGAGAGTATCCCAGTCAAGATAGAGAAAAGTGGCTAA